Proteins encoded by one window of uncultured Bacteroides sp.:
- the gmd gene encoding GDP-mannose 4,6-dehydratase, which translates to MKKALISGITGQDGSFLAEFLLQKGYEVHGILRRSSSFNTGRIEHLYFEEWVRDMKQQRTINLHYGDMTDSSSLIRIIQQIQPDEIYNLAAQSHVKVSFDVPEYTAEADAVGTLRMLEAVRILGLEKKTKIYQASTSELFGLVQEVPQKETTPFYPRSPYGVAKQYGFWITKNYRESYGMFAVNGILFNHESERRGETFVTRKISLAVARIKQGVQDKLYMGNLDSLRDWGYAKDYVECMWMILQHDTPEDFVIATGEMHTVREFCTLAFKEAEIELRWEGQGVDEKGIDVATGRVLVEVDPKYFRPSEVELLLGDPTKARTLLGWNPTQTPFPELVKIMVQHDMEKVRKMIANK; encoded by the coding sequence ATGAAAAAAGCATTGATTTCAGGGATTACCGGTCAGGACGGTTCTTTCTTAGCAGAATTTTTATTGCAAAAAGGATATGAAGTGCACGGAATACTTCGCCGTTCATCTTCTTTTAACACAGGACGAATTGAGCATCTGTATTTTGAGGAATGGGTACGAGATATGAAACAACAACGAACCATCAATCTTCATTACGGAGATATGACCGATTCCAGCTCACTTATCCGTATTATTCAACAGATTCAACCTGATGAAATCTATAATCTGGCTGCTCAGAGCCACGTAAAGGTAAGTTTTGATGTACCTGAATACACAGCAGAAGCTGATGCAGTGGGGACTCTTCGTATGCTTGAAGCTGTACGTATACTCGGATTAGAAAAGAAAACAAAAATATATCAGGCTTCCACTTCCGAGCTTTTCGGTTTGGTACAGGAAGTTCCACAAAAAGAAACAACACCATTCTACCCTCGAAGTCCATACGGTGTTGCCAAGCAATATGGTTTCTGGATTACAAAGAACTACCGCGAATCTTACGGAATGTTTGCTGTAAACGGTATTCTATTTAATCACGAAAGCGAACGCCGCGGCGAGACTTTCGTAACAAGAAAGATTTCTCTGGCAGTTGCCCGTATCAAACAGGGAGTACAGGACAAGCTTTACATGGGAAATCTTGATTCTCTTCGTGACTGGGGATATGCGAAAGACTACGTAGAGTGTATGTGGATGATTCTTCAACATGACACTCCTGAGGATTTCGTTATTGCAACCGGAGAAATGCATACCGTACGTGAATTCTGTACGCTTGCTTTCAAAGAAGCAGAAATTGAGCTTCGCTGGGAAGGTCAGGGAGTTGATGAAAAAGGTATTGATGTTGCTACCGGACGTGTATTGGTAGAGGTAGATCCTAAATATTTCCGCCCGTCAGAAGTAGAACTATTATTGGGAGACCCAACAAAAGCAAGAACGTTGCTTGGATGGAACCCTACCCAGACTCCATTCCCTGAATTGGTTAAGATCATGGTACAACATGATATGGAAAAGGTTAGAAAGATGATCGCAAATAAATAA
- a CDS encoding GDP-L-fucose synthase encodes MEKDAKIFVAGHRGLVGSAILNNLKKKGYTNFVLRTHKELDLCNQAAVTEFFDQEKPEYVFLAAAHVGGIVANSLYRADFIYRNLEIQNNVIYNAYRTGVKKLLFLGSTCIYPGNAPQPMKEDCLLSSELEYTNEPYALSKIAGLKMCESFNLQYNTNYIAVMPTNLYGPNDNFNLERSHVLPALIRKAHLGKQLMAGNWDEIRKDFNTAPVEGVDGKASKEEILGKLNKYGITLSEDGKVNVEIWGTGAPLREFLWSEDMADACVFVMENVDFADLKGNSKEVRNCHINIGTGKELSIKQLAYMVAEKVGFAGNIVFNADKPDGTMRKLTDPSKLHSLGWTHKVELEEGVSMIYDWYKNK; translated from the coding sequence ATGGAAAAAGATGCAAAGATTTTTGTAGCCGGACACCGCGGGCTCGTAGGGTCGGCTATTTTAAATAATCTGAAGAAAAAAGGATATACCAATTTCGTTCTTCGTACACATAAGGAGCTTGATTTATGTAACCAGGCTGCTGTAACGGAATTCTTTGATCAGGAAAAACCTGAATATGTATTTCTGGCTGCCGCACATGTGGGCGGTATTGTGGCAAACAGCCTTTACAGAGCTGATTTTATTTACCGCAATCTGGAAATTCAAAATAATGTAATTTACAATGCTTACCGCACAGGGGTTAAGAAACTCTTGTTCCTTGGTAGCACTTGTATTTATCCGGGTAATGCTCCTCAGCCAATGAAGGAAGATTGCCTGCTTAGTTCTGAGCTGGAATATACCAATGAGCCGTATGCATTGTCTAAAATTGCCGGACTAAAGATGTGTGAAAGCTTTAACTTGCAGTATAATACAAACTATATTGCAGTTATGCCTACCAATCTTTATGGTCCGAATGACAATTTCAATCTGGAACGCAGCCATGTATTGCCTGCTTTAATCAGAAAAGCTCACCTTGGCAAGCAGCTTATGGCCGGAAACTGGGACGAGATCCGCAAGGATTTTAATACTGCTCCGGTGGAAGGTGTGGATGGAAAAGCCAGCAAGGAAGAGATTCTTGGCAAACTGAATAAGTACGGCATTACTTTGTCTGAAGACGGAAAAGTGAATGTAGAGATTTGGGGAACGGGTGCTCCCCTACGCGAATTCCTTTGGAGCGAAGATATGGCGGATGCTTGTGTGTTCGTTATGGAGAATGTTGACTTTGCCGACCTTAAAGGAAACAGCAAGGAAGTGCGAAACTGTCACATTAATATTGGCACAGGAAAAGAACTTTCCATTAAACAACTTGCTTATATGGTTGCTGAGAAAGTTGGATTCGCCGGTAACATTGTATTCAATGCCGACAAACCGGACGGAACGATGCGTAAGCTGACTGATCCTTCCAAACTTCACAGTCTGGGATGGACTCACAAAGTAGAACTTGAAGAAGGAGTTTCCATGATTTATGACTGGTATAAAAACAAATAA
- a CDS encoding radical SAM-associated putative lipoprotein yields the protein MRKKNTTLLNITNKALSGLLVLLGFSACTVGAGGAGGDGPYMYGIPYAQHSIKGKVENQSGVLIKGIRIICSIKNHWMPQDTLLSDIKGEFTFTKQIVEPDVTYKLVCTDIDGTNNGSYKEDSVNVDFKRSDLSDESGWFQGKATKNITIKLTENGK from the coding sequence ATGAGGAAGAAGAATACAACATTACTAAACATCACCAATAAAGCATTATCCGGATTATTAGTATTACTCGGATTTAGTGCTTGCACGGTAGGTGCAGGAGGTGCAGGAGGAGATGGACCATATATGTATGGAATACCATATGCACAACATTCTATAAAAGGCAAGGTTGAAAATCAATCGGGGGTGCTTATTAAAGGAATAAGAATAATTTGTAGCATAAAAAATCATTGGATGCCTCAAGACACTTTGTTGTCTGATATAAAAGGAGAATTCACCTTTACAAAACAAATCGTTGAACCAGATGTAACATACAAACTTGTCTGCACAGATATTGATGGCACCAATAATGGCTCCTATAAAGAAGATTCAGTAAATGTTGATTTCAAGAGAAGCGATCTAAGCGATGAATCTGGATGGTTTCAAGGAAAAGCCACAAAGAATATAACAATAAAACTGACCGAAAATGGGAAATGA
- a CDS encoding histidine kinase has protein sequence MKKRSIWFWISPMIFAFTVLTGIRLVSDTPTGYKFWERPVGFNLIEITAAIILAYIFQLIIYFFLKRSNSKTGKLNFRKLLLEYLYILLIGILVVNPGLVIIHYFTNDPPGLDDFVIATIIFSLCLIIIYSIYRGKQILDAYIAEKLQTQRVKNMQIETELKFLKAQFHPHFLFNALNTIYFQIDEANETPRNTIEKLSELLRYQLYDVNHPVNMEQEFNFIYTYIDFQKIRMKDSLQLEVSFDPQLSSQKIHPLLLFPLIENAFKYVGGEYWIKIDAKLEKNTLLFEVTNAIPDNVEAKVKKGGIGLENLRRRLDILYPGKYNLFTSKANDIYVAKLIIELLHEIKMYYH, from the coding sequence ATGAAAAAACGTAGTATTTGGTTCTGGATATCTCCGATGATTTTTGCATTTACTGTGCTCACTGGTATAAGGTTGGTGAGCGATACTCCAACAGGATATAAATTCTGGGAAAGGCCTGTGGGTTTTAACCTGATAGAAATTACTGCAGCAATCATTCTTGCTTATATATTTCAGCTCATTATTTACTTTTTCCTGAAAAGAAGTAACAGTAAAACCGGCAAACTAAACTTTCGGAAACTACTTTTAGAGTATTTATATATACTATTGATTGGAATTTTGGTTGTTAACCCCGGCTTGGTTATTATTCATTACTTTACCAATGACCCTCCCGGTCTTGATGATTTTGTCATTGCTACAATTATCTTTTCTCTTTGTCTGATAATTATTTATTCCATTTATAGGGGAAAACAGATTCTTGATGCTTATATAGCTGAAAAATTACAAACCCAACGGGTTAAAAACATGCAGATAGAAACGGAACTGAAATTCCTGAAAGCTCAGTTTCATCCTCATTTTTTATTTAATGCGCTCAATACAATTTATTTTCAGATTGATGAAGCCAATGAAACGCCACGTAATACAATTGAAAAGCTGTCTGAATTACTTCGTTATCAGCTGTATGACGTAAACCATCCCGTTAATATGGAACAGGAATTCAACTTTATATATACGTATATTGACTTTCAGAAAATAAGGATGAAAGATTCTCTTCAGTTGGAAGTCTCTTTTGACCCTCAGCTAAGTAGTCAGAAAATACATCCGTTGCTATTGTTTCCATTAATTGAAAATGCATTTAAATATGTGGGTGGAGAGTATTGGATTAAAATAGATGCGAAGTTAGAAAAGAATACTCTTCTTTTTGAAGTGACTAATGCAATTCCTGATAATGTGGAGGCAAAGGTCAAGAAGGGAGGCATTGGATTAGAAAACTTAAGAAGGAGACTTGATATTTTGTATCCCGGTAAATACAATCTATTTACTTCAAAAGCTAATGATATATATGTAGCTAAATTAATAATTGAACTGTTGCATGAAATTAAAATGTATTATCACTGA
- a CDS encoding TIGR04133 family radical SAM/SPASM protein, producing the protein MGNDINIRKLLALEIARKIRINKVKLHPLRQLFWECTLRCNLHCRHCGSDCKKTALQDDMPLQDFLSTIDTIAPHINPAEVCIIITGGEPLMRNDIERCGLALYKKGFPWGMVSNGLALTRKRLDGLLASGLHSITISLDGFAEEHNWMRGHPDSFIKATNAIKMIASEKELSWDVVTCVNRKSYKDLDAFKDYMISIGVKNWRIFTIFPVGRAAEDPELQLTDEEFIGLMEFIKKTRKERKIHVSYACEGFLGKYEGEVRDNFYACGAGVNVASILIDGSISACPSIRSNYCQGNIYHDDFMDVWNNNFEDFRNRDWMKKDQCAACKQFRYCEGNGMHLRDNEGKLILCHYNRLNN; encoded by the coding sequence ATGGGAAATGATATAAACATTAGGAAACTATTGGCTTTAGAGATTGCCCGCAAAATAAGAATCAACAAAGTAAAACTTCACCCTCTTCGACAGCTTTTCTGGGAATGTACTTTACGGTGCAATCTCCACTGCCGGCATTGTGGAAGTGATTGCAAGAAAACAGCATTACAGGATGATATGCCTCTGCAGGACTTTCTCAGCACAATAGATACTATAGCTCCACATATAAATCCGGCAGAAGTATGTATTATCATAACCGGCGGCGAACCACTAATGAGGAATGATATTGAACGTTGCGGATTAGCTCTGTATAAAAAAGGATTTCCCTGGGGAATGGTCTCCAACGGACTTGCTCTCACCCGCAAACGATTGGATGGTTTATTGGCTTCAGGACTTCATTCCATTACAATTAGTCTGGATGGATTTGCAGAAGAACACAACTGGATGCGTGGACACCCTGACAGCTTTATCAAGGCCACAAATGCAATTAAGATGATTGCTTCAGAAAAAGAATTAAGCTGGGATGTAGTTACATGCGTAAACCGCAAAAGTTATAAAGACTTAGACGCATTCAAAGATTATATGATTTCTATTGGAGTGAAGAATTGGCGGATATTTACTATTTTCCCGGTAGGACGTGCTGCTGAAGATCCCGAACTTCAACTAACCGATGAAGAATTCATAGGCTTGATGGAGTTCATCAAAAAAACTCGCAAAGAAAGAAAAATCCATGTTAGCTATGCCTGTGAAGGTTTTCTGGGAAAATATGAAGGAGAGGTAAGAGATAATTTTTACGCATGTGGAGCAGGAGTCAACGTAGCCTCTATTCTGATAGATGGTTCTATCTCTGCATGTCCCAGCATTCGAAGCAATTATTGCCAGGGAAACATTTATCACGACGATTTCATGGATGTATGGAACAACAACTTTGAAGACTTTCGTAACCGTGACTGGATGAAAAAAGACCAATGTGCTGCCTGTAAGCAATTTCGTTACTGCGAAGGAAACGGAATGCACCTTCGTGATAATGAAGGCAAACTAATTCTTTGTCATTACAACAGACTTAACAATTAA
- a CDS encoding LytTR family DNA-binding domain-containing protein yields MKLKCIITDDEPMARKGLQGYVEKLDFLELVGVCEDAIQLNNILKTQSVDLLLLDIEMPYMSGIELLSSLVNLPKVIITSAYEQYAIKGYDLEVVDYLLKPISFERFLKAVNKVYDLIYSQQATSQASDYFFVKANQKLEKIFFKDILYIEGVENYVSIHTQAGKIITHSTLRLILENLPVNLFIQTHKSFIVNVEKVSTVEGNMLGIEKFKIPVSRTYKEKTMETILRNKLFNEN; encoded by the coding sequence ATGAAATTAAAATGTATTATCACTGATGACGAACCAATGGCAAGGAAAGGACTTCAAGGTTATGTTGAAAAACTGGACTTTCTGGAGTTAGTGGGGGTGTGCGAAGATGCGATACAGCTAAATAATATTCTGAAAACTCAGTCTGTAGATTTACTTCTGCTTGACATAGAAATGCCATATATGTCTGGAATAGAACTGCTTTCAAGCCTGGTTAATCTGCCCAAAGTAATCATAACCAGTGCGTATGAGCAGTATGCCATCAAAGGGTACGATTTGGAAGTAGTGGATTATCTGCTTAAACCTATTTCTTTTGAGCGTTTCCTAAAAGCTGTAAATAAAGTCTATGATTTAATATACAGTCAACAAGCTACATCTCAGGCTTCCGATTATTTTTTCGTAAAGGCTAATCAAAAACTGGAGAAGATATTCTTCAAAGATATTCTGTATATTGAAGGAGTGGAGAATTATGTTTCCATTCATACACAGGCTGGAAAGATAATAACCCATTCAACTCTTCGCTTGATACTTGAGAATCTGCCGGTCAATCTTTTTATTCAGACTCATAAATCGTTTATTGTTAATGTTGAGAAAGTGTCTACAGTGGAAGGAAATATGCTTGGCATTGAAAAATTCAAGATTCCTGTATCGAGAACATACAAAGAGAAAACAATGGAAACTATTCTCAGAAACAAATTGTTTAACGAAAACTGA